The Chryseolinea soli nucleotide sequence ATTTAAAACTAAAAGTCGAACCCTTGCCAGGTGTGCTTTCCACCTCGGCCTTGGAGTTGTGACCGTCCAGGATGTGTTTCACAATGGCGAGGCCTAATCCCGTCCCCCCTTTTTCGCGGCTGCGGCTTTTGTCGACGCGGTAGAAACGCTCGAAGATGCGGGCCTGGTGCTCCGGGGCGATGCCTTCGCCCGTATCGGAGATGTTGGTCACGATATTTTTCTTGCTGATGTCGAAGCTGACTTTCACCTCGCCCCCATCGAAACTGTGTTTGATGGCGTTGGAGACCAGGTTGGTCATCACCTGGTTGATGCGCTGCCAGTCGGCATACACCAACACTTTGCGCGGCGAGCCTTCGATGGACAGCTTGATCTCTTTGCGGTCTGCTTTCTCTTCAAACTGTTCAAAAATTTCTTCCGTGAGTTTGTAGAGGTCAATGTTCTCGAAATGCATTTTGATCTGGCCGGTCTCGATGTGCGAGAGCGTGAGCAGATCCTGCACGAGCATGTCCAGACCGTCGAGACTTTTGGCGGCTTTCTTGAGAAATTTTGTGCGCACGGTCTTGTCGTTCACGGCGCCGTCGAGCAGGGTGTGCACAAAGCCCTGGGCCGCAAAGATCGGTGTCTTTAGCTCATGCGATACATCGGCGATGAACTCGCGGCGGAAAGCTTCGAGTTTTTTCAGTTCGTCAATTTCCTTTTGCTTTAGTTCGGCAAACGAGTAGATCTCTTCGTTGATGGTCCGCAGTGGATTGAGGGGAGCCGATTTCTGTTTGTCGATGCGTGAAAGCTCTTTCTTTTTCAGTTTTCCCATCAGCTTGTAGACCTTGTCGAGTTCGCGGAAAATGAGAAACTCGAGGACCACAAAAATCAGAATATAAGAAACCGAGAAGCTGATGCCGAACGCGACAAACAGCGCGCTCAGGTCGACGCTTTTAAAAAGCGATAGGAATAAAGACGTGATCAGGGCGATGCAGAGTGCCAGCAAAAGGGCCATTCCCCGTGAACTGTAAACCATGCTGTAAGGTAGTCGATAGTTTTTAGTTTCCCTTGGCTAACCCCTGCGGTATTGTGGAAATGCGGTTCTTAGTTCAGGCTGAACTTATATCCCACCCCTTTCACGGTGGTGATATAATCCTCGCCGATCTTTTCGCGCACCTTCCGGATGTGAACGTCCACGGTGCGGGCCAGCACATAGACATCGGAACCCCAGATGTTTTGGAGCAGGTCTTCGCGGCTGAACACCTTGTTGGGGTTTTGGGCCAGGAAGTACAGCAGCTCGAATTCCTTTTTCGGGAGATTGATCTCGCGGCCGTTGATATTGATGGTATAGCTGGTGCGGTCGATGGTGAGGTCGCCGATGGTGATGGTGCTGGTGGGCGATGATTTCTTGGAGTCGCGGCGGAACAGGGCGCTGATGCGGCTCATGAGGGCCCGGGGTTTGATGGGCTTATTGATGTAGTCGTCGGCTCCTACGTCGAAAGCGGCCACTTCGGAGTATTCTTCGGAGCGGGCGGTGAGGAAGACCACGAATGTTTTCTGAAGCTCGGGGATGTCGCGCAGCAGGCGGCAGGTTTCCACGCCGTCCATTTTGGGCATCATGATGTCGAGCAGGACCAGGTCGGGAACAAACTTGCGGGCGATGTCTACGGCCCGGTTGCCGTCAAGAGCCGTCTTTACTTCGTAGCCGCTTTTTTCGAGGTTGTATTTCAGAAGCTCCAGGATCGGCTCTTCATCATCAACGACAAGCACTTTGTGCATTTGCTTGTTTCCCATAGTTTTCACTCTTTGGTACAAAATTAGCCATAAAAGAGGGCATTAAAAACGCGGCCACCTTTCTTAACAATTCCTTAACCGGTCGCGCTTTCCCGTAACATTCAAACGTGCTCCTCCGGTTCTAAAGTTCCGTGAACGGTAACGTAGCGCGCTTTCTGATTTCTACAGAAACGGATACTTTTCAGAGAGAAATTTGATGTAGGCCTTCAAATCGCTATGGAATCGTGTGCGCCATTCATCGCCAAAGATGTCTTGTTTGGCCTGGTATTGTCTGAAATTCATGAAATAGGCATTATTGGGCAACCGGTCCTTGTAGCGCTGGCTGGGCCGGGACGTCAACGCCAGC carries:
- a CDS encoding response regulator translates to MGNKQMHKVLVVDDEEPILELLKYNLEKSGYEVKTALDGNRAVDIARKFVPDLVLLDIMMPKMDGVETCRLLRDIPELQKTFVVFLTARSEEYSEVAAFDVGADDYINKPIKPRALMSRISALFRRDSKKSSPTSTITIGDLTIDRTSYTININGREINLPKKEFELLYFLAQNPNKVFSREDLLQNIWGSDVYVLARTVDVHIRKVREKIGEDYITTVKGVGYKFSLN
- a CDS encoding sensor histidine kinase, producing MVYSSRGMALLLALCIALITSLFLSLFKSVDLSALFVAFGISFSVSYILIFVVLEFLIFRELDKVYKLMGKLKKKELSRIDKQKSAPLNPLRTINEEIYSFAELKQKEIDELKKLEAFRREFIADVSHELKTPIFAAQGFVHTLLDGAVNDKTVRTKFLKKAAKSLDGLDMLVQDLLTLSHIETGQIKMHFENIDLYKLTEEIFEQFEEKADRKEIKLSIEGSPRKVLVYADWQRINQVMTNLVSNAIKHSFDGGEVKVSFDISKKNIVTNISDTGEGIAPEHQARIFERFYRVDKSRSREKGGTGLGLAIVKHILDGHNSKAEVESTPGKGSTFSFKLPRVKPLEGGETEASKN